A window from Stigmatella aurantiaca encodes these proteins:
- a CDS encoding zf-TFIIB domain-containing protein — MICPGCNVEMSDLEGDDLTLRKCGDCGGLWIDVADLNRVLLHNNLPGLESQGGKLDADALTGQCPECQVDLVRVTGGDRHHPLQYDTCESCGGIFLESEFADATDAKVAVSEIIAFFRAFSAKKKTAV; from the coding sequence ATGATTTGCCCCGGTTGCAACGTCGAGATGTCCGATCTCGAAGGGGATGACTTGACGTTGCGGAAGTGTGGAGATTGCGGCGGCCTGTGGATCGACGTCGCGGACCTCAACCGGGTCCTGCTCCACAACAACCTCCCCGGGCTGGAGAGCCAGGGCGGTAAGCTGGACGCGGACGCGCTCACGGGCCAGTGCCCCGAGTGCCAGGTGGACCTGGTGCGAGTGACCGGTGGAGACCGGCACCACCCGCTCCAGTACGACACCTGCGAGTCCTGCGGTGGCATCTTCCTGGAGTCGGAGTTCGCGGACGCGACCGACGCCAAGGTCGCTGTCTCGGAAATCATCGCCTTCTTCCGCGCCTTCAGCGCGAAGAAGAAGACCGCCGTCTAG